In one Scomber japonicus isolate fScoJap1 chromosome 6, fScoJap1.pri, whole genome shotgun sequence genomic region, the following are encoded:
- the phldb1b gene encoding pleckstrin homology-like domain family B member 1 isoform X6, with amino-acid sequence MLCFGQSAFFRFNHPEEAFRMKSMMPQGGSVSTGDYRLCADTESLVNGNHQASPAQSPPAPGERVQSEHSAIVSSIEKDLQDIMDSLVMDDPQPSSSDAKKPPGGQPIPHSPLSPMVNGGGRYLLSPPTSPGAMSVGSSYENTSPPFSPLSSPSAASSGSFTSPSPSGGPQDQSSSLPPVPVRSSSYNFTTQPPPVPQPRTILPNFSSGGAGQKVQESPRLQRKVLADAPPSPKPSRRGLGQDGSESPRLLSSNESLSSRNIVPSSPRLTPKFPTCPSPSPSSPRTKTTTVLQERPASPFREQTSLADRSLTSSPSRQLSQTTRAFQPPLDPIVHIIQGSPVQQHPRSLQPPESPRISRRNLELNGGSSGSGSMRELPPLSPSMARRGVPVLPGALPGTIPTLRTPDSPSGLGKLVPESPRLRRKTGSTSEEPTCSRGIRARSPSPTSLMMEGSSGGGGRKASFGNSLSPAYSLGSLPGSSPVSSPRSHRKMSTGRPHPGMRERKNSITEISDNEDELLEYHRRQREERLREQEMERLERQRLETILNLCAEYNKGESPGLDPMGSGRAGFPGALGDGSSGRRPSMENVLGGTLSPATLRLAQRQRESDEENLKEECSSTESTHQEVRTSPALSTASALHNGDRQHEDSSSSGSAGRLELGYLEDERVRVLARIDELKGRLTELEQQLQESKQEAEMERALLQGERQAELDQMEAETDIIAQLQQKLDELENAIQREKDKERANVEAERRALQSLQEGYAELKNQLHNCPESLREQLQEQLKRDGEALEAGTKKFEDLEFQQLERESSLEEERETISQQLLQERAEYHSNVAKRKEKVSALENQAHQLGLQASQECERLAKDRTITVQMLQKEKERLSALEKRYHSLTGGKSFPKSSTAMREEALHISEVDLLLEDVHSSQHSICRASPSSYLHPSPHCQLYPSSPTEEYMKLSDVYKMYGSGGLRESNKPTWHGRSVAIDAALAGTSEEYVTVGQLNQMYGMPKVESSPTSPLRQPLQSGAVDHHHQHHHHHHHSAFSCLPSPHGSSLSLSVEYQPEGSRPHLPKLDLEQWYQELMAESSQLCPPPLPAKGLSGRRLALQVFRSKLDSDPGQSSYQPRSGSGSPLQHGAATLGRNSSSKSPLLAANSTGSLPRNLAATLQDIETKRQLALQQKGQQVIDEQRRRLAELKQRAAAEAQCQWEALHGSQTHLLTSSTPSPSYSPALSHSSIGGPPLVHHSILHHQPPSAGEQPYDTLSLESSDSMDTSVSTGNNSACSPDNMSSFGGVDTLKIEEMEKMLKEAQLEKARLIESRERESHARRQMLEEERRRREEAEKRLQDETFHRQQLVEKEVKMRSKNFSQARPMTRYLPIRKEEFDLRTHVETSGHNVETCYHVILTEKMCKGYLVKMGGKIKSWKKRWFVFDRLKRTFSYYVDKHETKLKGVIYFQAIEEVYYDHLRSATKSPNPSLTFCVKTHDRLYYMVAPSAEAMRIWMDVIVTGAEGYTQFMN; translated from the exons ATACAGAGAGCTTGGTCAATGGGAATCATCAGGCCAGTCCAGCCCAGTCTCCCCCAGCTCCTGGAGAAAGAGTCCAGTCTGAGCACAGTGCAATTGTCAGCTCTATTGAGAAGGACCTCCAGGACATCATGGACTCTCTAGTCATGGATGACCCTCAGCCTTCCTCCTCAGACGCCAAAAAGCCTCCTGGAGGCCAACCCATTCCCCACTCACCCCTGTCGCCCATGGTCAATGGAGGGGGCCGATATCTGCTGTCCCCTCCTACCAGCCCAGGGGCCATGTCCGTGGGGTCCAGCTATGAGAATACATCCCCGcccttctcccctctctcctccccctcagCGGCCAGCAGTGGGAGCTTTACCAGCCCGTCTCCTAGTGGAGGACCCCAGGACCAGAGTTCTTCTCTGCCGCCAGTGCCTGTACGCTCCTCTAGCTACAACTTCACCACCCAGCCTCCGCCTGTACCACAGCCACGGACCATACTGCCTAACTTCAGCAGCGGTGGGGCGGGACAGAAGGTACAAGAAAGCCCCAGGTTGCAAAGGAAGGTCTTAGCAGACGCTCCTCCGAGTCCCAAGCCGAGTCGCAGAGGACTAGGCCAAGATGGTTCAGAGAGCCCCAGACTTCTGTCCTCTAATGAATCTCTCAGTAGTAGAAACATTGTGCCAAGTAGCCCCAGACTCACTCCCAAATTCCCAACTTGTCCATCCCCGTCGCCCTCCAGCCCCAGGACCAAGACCACCACGGTGCTTCAGGAAAGGCCTGCCAGCCCCTTCCGAGAGCAGACCAGCCTAGCTGATCGCTCCCTCACCTCGAGCCCCTCCAGGCAGCTTTCCCAAACCACCAGAGCCTTCCAGCCTCCTCTGGACCCCATCGTCCACATTATCCAAGGATCCCCGGTCCAGCAGCATCCGCGTTCGCTGCAGCCCCCTGAAAGCCCTCGCATTTCCAGGAGGAACCTGGAGCTGAATGGGGGCAGCAGCGGGAGCGGCAGTATGAGAGAGCTTCCGCCTCTTAGTCCCTCCATGGCTCGGAGAGGGGTCCCGGTACTCCCAGGGGCGCTCCCAGGGACAATCCCCACCTTAAGGACTCCAGATAGCCCCTCAGGTCTGGGCAAACTAGTTCCAGAGAGTCCTAGGCTCAGACGTAAGACCGGATCTACATCCGAAGAGCCGACGTGCAGCAGGGGGATCCGAGCCCGCAGTCCCTCGCCTACCTCTCTGATGATGGAGGGTAGTAGCGGCGGGGGGGGAAGGAAAGCGAGCTTCGGGAATTCCCTGTCGCCCGCTTACAGTCTAGGCTCTCTGCCCGGCTCATCTCCCGTGTCCAGCCCCAGGAGCCACAGGAAGATGTCCACTGGGAGACCACACCCAGGgatgagggagaggaagaacagCATCACAGAGATCAGCGACAACGAGGACGAGCTGCTGGAGTACCAccggagacagagggaggagaggctCCGAGAGCAGGAAATGGAGAGACTG gAGAGGCAGCGACTGGAGACCATCCTCAACCTCTGTGCCGAATACAACAAAGGAGAGAGCCCCGGCCTGGACCCCATGGGCTCAGGGAGGGCAGGTTTCCCCGGAGCGCTGGGAGACGGCTCCTCGGGGCGGAGGCCGTCCATGGAGAACGTCCTGGGAGGGACCCTGTCTCCAGCCACGCTACGCCTGGCgcagaggcagagggagagcgACGAGGAGAACCTGAAGGAGGAGTGTAGTAGCACAGAGAGCACTCATCAGGAGGTGAGGACATCTCCCGCTCTCAGTACAGCATCAGCACTGCAcaatggagacagacag CACGAGGACTCGTCCAGCTCGGGCAGCGCCGGCCGACTGGAGCTGGGTTACCTGGAGGACGAGCGGGTCCGCGTCCTGGCTCGGATCGACGAGCTTAAAGGCCGGCTGACGGAGCTGGAGCAGCAACTCCAAGAGTCCAAACAAGAG GCAGAGATGGAGCGCGCCTTGCTGCAGGGAGAGAGGCAGGCGGAGCTGGACCAGATGGAGGCCGAAACGGACATCATCGCCCAGTTGCAGCAGAAGCTCGACGAGCTGGAGAATGCAATCCAGAGGGAGAAAGACAAG GAGAGGGCTAATGTTGAGGCAGAGCGCCGGGCCCTGCAGAGCCTCCAGGAGGGTTACGCTGAGCTGAAGAACCAGCTTCATAACTGTCCCGAGTCCCTGCGGGAACAGTTGCAGGAACAGCTCAAAAGG GACGGAGAGGCGCTGGAAGCAGGAACCAAAAAGTTTGAGGACCTGGAGtttcagcagctggagagagagagcagcctggaggaggagagagaaaccaTCAGccagcagctgctgcaggagagAGCAGAGTACCACAGCAACGTGGCCAAGAGGAAG GAGAAAGTGTCTGCTCTGGAGAACCAGGCCCACCAGCTGGGCCTGCAGGCGTCTCAGGAGTGTGAGCGGCTCGCCAAAGACAGAACCATCACAGTGCAAATGCTCCAGAAG GAGAAGGAGAGGCTGTCAGCTCTGGAAAAGAGATACCACAGCCTGACCGGAGGGAAGAGCTTCCCGAAGTCGTCCACGGCgatgagagag GAAGCGCTCCACATCAGTGAGGTGGACCTGTTGTTGGAGGACGTCCACTCCTCCCAGCATTCCATCTGCCGAgcttctccctcctcctactTACATCCCTCCCCTCACTGTCAGTTGTACCCCAGCAGCCCTACAGAG GAGTATATGAAGCTGTCGGACGTCTATAAGATGTACGGCAGCGGCGGCCTCCGTGAAAGCAACAAGCCCACCTGGCACGGCCGCTCGGTTGCCATAGACGCCGCATTAGCTGGCACCAGCGAG GAGTATGTGACAGTGGGCCAGTTAAATCAGATGTATGGGATGCCAAAGGTGGAGTCGTCCCCTACCTCCCCGCTTCGCCAGCCCCTACAGTCCGGAGCGGtggaccaccaccaccaacaccaccaccaccaccatcactcCGCCTTCTCCTGCCTCCCCTCTCCTCACGgctcctccctgtctctctctgtggag TACCAGCCTGAGGGCAGCAGGCCTCACCTCCCCAAGCTAGATTTAGAGCAGTGGTACCAGGAGCTGATGGCAGAATCCAGTCAGCTCTGTCCTCCCCCTCTGCCAGCTAAGGGTCTGTCAGGCCGCAGGCTGGCGCTGCAG GTGTTCCGCTCCAAGCTGGACAGTGATCCAGGACAGTCCTCTTATCAGCCCAGATCAGGCTCTGGATCCCCTCTGCAGCACGGAGCAGCAACACTGGGACGCAACTCAAGCTCCAAG AGCCCTCTGCTGGCGGCCAACAGTACTGGCAGTCTGCCCCGGAACCTGGCTGCCACTCTGCAGGACATCGAGACCAAGAGACAGCTGGCTCTGCAGCAGAAAG GTCAGCAGGTTATCGACGAGCAGCGCCGTCGCCTGGCCGAGCTCAAGCAGCGAGCGGCGGCGGAGGCTCAGTGCCAGTGGGAGGCGCTCCACGGCTCGCAGActcacctcctcacctcctccacccCGTCGCCCTCCTACTCCCCCGCGCTGAGCCACAGCTCCATAGGGGGCCCTCCTTTAGTGCACCACTCCATCCTGCACCACCAGCCCCCCTCAGCCGGAGAGCAGCCCTACGACACACTGAGCCTGGAGAGCTCCGACAGCATGGACACCAGCGTGTCGACGGGGAACAACTCCGCCTGCTCACCTGATAACATGTctag CTTCGGAGGAGTGGACACGCTGAAGATagaggagatggagaaaatGCTGAAGGAGGCACAGCTAGAGAAAGCCAGACTTATTGAATCTCGG GAACGGGAGAGCCACGCTCGCCGtcagatgctggaggaggagaggaggaggagggaggaggcggAGAAGAGACTGCAGGACGAAACTTTCCACCGGCAGCAGCTGGTGGAGAAGGAGGTCAAGATGAGGTCCAAGAACTTCTCTCAG GCCCGTCCTATGACTCGCTACCTGCCCATCAGAAAGGAGGAGTTTGACCTGCGCACCCACGTGGAGACATCGGGTCACAACGTGGAAACCTGCTACCACGTCATCCTCACTGAGAAGATGTGTAAGGGCTACCTGGTCAAGATGGGAGGCAAGATCAAGTCCTGGAAGAAACGCTGGTTTGTCTTCGACCGCCTCAAAAGGACCTTCTCCTACTATGTTG
- the phldb1b gene encoding pleckstrin homology-like domain family B member 1 isoform X1, whose amino-acid sequence MLCFGQSAFFRFNHPEEAFRMKSMMPQGGSVSTGDYRLCADTESLVNGNHQASPAQSPPAPGERVQSEHSAIVSSIEKDLQDIMDSLVMDDPQPSSSDAKKPPGGQPIPHSPLSPMVNGGGRYLLSPPTSPGAMSVGSSYENTSPPFSPLSSPSAASSGSFTSPSPSGGPQDQSSSLPPVPVRSSSYNFTTQPPPVPQPRTILPNFSSGGAGQKVQESPRLQRKVLADAPPSPKPSRRGLGQDGSESPRLLSSNESLSSRNIVPSSPRLTPKFPTCPSPSPSSPRTKTTTVLQERPASPFREQTSLADRSLTSSPSRQLSQTTRAFQPPLDPIVHIIQGSPVQQHPRSLQPPESPRISRRNLELNGGSSGSGSMRELPPLSPSMARRGVPVLPGALPGTIPTLRTPDSPSGLGKLVPESPRLRRKTGSTSEEPTCSRGIRARSPSPTSLMMEGSSGGGGRKASFGNSLSPAYSLGSLPGSSPVSSPRSHRKMSTGRPHPGMRERKNSITEISDNEDELLEYHRRQREERLREQEMERLERQRLETILNLCAEYNKGESPGLDPMGSGRAGFPGALGDGSSGRRPSMENVLGGTLSPATLRLAQRQRESDEENLKEECSSTESTHQEVRTSPALSTASALHNGDRQHEDSSSSGSAGRLELGYLEDERVRVLARIDELKGRLTELEQQLQESKQEAEMERALLQGERQAELDQMEAETDIIAQLQQKLDELENAIQREKDKERANVEAERRALQSLQEGYAELKNQLHNCPESLREQLQEQLKRDGEALEAGTKKFEDLEFQQLERESSLEEERETISQQLLQERAEYHSNVAKRKEKVSALENQAHQLGLQASQECERLAKDRTITVQMLQKEKERLSALEKRYHSLTGGKSFPKSSTAMREVFRSKLDSDPGQSSYQPRSGSGSPLQHGAATLGRNSSSKQSPLLAANSTGSLPRNLAATLQDIETKRQLALQQKGQQVIDEQRRRLAELKQRAAAEAQCQWEALHGSQTHLLTSSTPSPSYSPALSHSSIGGPPLVHHSILHHQPPSAGEQPYDTLSLESSDSMDTSVSTGNNSACSPDNMSSFGGVDTLKIEEMEKMLKEAQLEKARLIESRERESHARRQMLEEERRRREEAEKRLQDETFHRQQLVEKEVKMRSKNFSQARPMTRYLPIRKEEFDLRTHVETSGHNVETCYHVILTEKMCKGYLVKMGGKIKSWKKRWFVFDRLKRTFSYYVDKHETKLKGVIYFQAIEEVYYDHLRSATKSPNPSLTFCVKTHDRLYYMVAPSAEAMRIWMDVIVTGAEGYTQFMN is encoded by the exons ATACAGAGAGCTTGGTCAATGGGAATCATCAGGCCAGTCCAGCCCAGTCTCCCCCAGCTCCTGGAGAAAGAGTCCAGTCTGAGCACAGTGCAATTGTCAGCTCTATTGAGAAGGACCTCCAGGACATCATGGACTCTCTAGTCATGGATGACCCTCAGCCTTCCTCCTCAGACGCCAAAAAGCCTCCTGGAGGCCAACCCATTCCCCACTCACCCCTGTCGCCCATGGTCAATGGAGGGGGCCGATATCTGCTGTCCCCTCCTACCAGCCCAGGGGCCATGTCCGTGGGGTCCAGCTATGAGAATACATCCCCGcccttctcccctctctcctccccctcagCGGCCAGCAGTGGGAGCTTTACCAGCCCGTCTCCTAGTGGAGGACCCCAGGACCAGAGTTCTTCTCTGCCGCCAGTGCCTGTACGCTCCTCTAGCTACAACTTCACCACCCAGCCTCCGCCTGTACCACAGCCACGGACCATACTGCCTAACTTCAGCAGCGGTGGGGCGGGACAGAAGGTACAAGAAAGCCCCAGGTTGCAAAGGAAGGTCTTAGCAGACGCTCCTCCGAGTCCCAAGCCGAGTCGCAGAGGACTAGGCCAAGATGGTTCAGAGAGCCCCAGACTTCTGTCCTCTAATGAATCTCTCAGTAGTAGAAACATTGTGCCAAGTAGCCCCAGACTCACTCCCAAATTCCCAACTTGTCCATCCCCGTCGCCCTCCAGCCCCAGGACCAAGACCACCACGGTGCTTCAGGAAAGGCCTGCCAGCCCCTTCCGAGAGCAGACCAGCCTAGCTGATCGCTCCCTCACCTCGAGCCCCTCCAGGCAGCTTTCCCAAACCACCAGAGCCTTCCAGCCTCCTCTGGACCCCATCGTCCACATTATCCAAGGATCCCCGGTCCAGCAGCATCCGCGTTCGCTGCAGCCCCCTGAAAGCCCTCGCATTTCCAGGAGGAACCTGGAGCTGAATGGGGGCAGCAGCGGGAGCGGCAGTATGAGAGAGCTTCCGCCTCTTAGTCCCTCCATGGCTCGGAGAGGGGTCCCGGTACTCCCAGGGGCGCTCCCAGGGACAATCCCCACCTTAAGGACTCCAGATAGCCCCTCAGGTCTGGGCAAACTAGTTCCAGAGAGTCCTAGGCTCAGACGTAAGACCGGATCTACATCCGAAGAGCCGACGTGCAGCAGGGGGATCCGAGCCCGCAGTCCCTCGCCTACCTCTCTGATGATGGAGGGTAGTAGCGGCGGGGGGGGAAGGAAAGCGAGCTTCGGGAATTCCCTGTCGCCCGCTTACAGTCTAGGCTCTCTGCCCGGCTCATCTCCCGTGTCCAGCCCCAGGAGCCACAGGAAGATGTCCACTGGGAGACCACACCCAGGgatgagggagaggaagaacagCATCACAGAGATCAGCGACAACGAGGACGAGCTGCTGGAGTACCAccggagacagagggaggagaggctCCGAGAGCAGGAAATGGAGAGACTG gAGAGGCAGCGACTGGAGACCATCCTCAACCTCTGTGCCGAATACAACAAAGGAGAGAGCCCCGGCCTGGACCCCATGGGCTCAGGGAGGGCAGGTTTCCCCGGAGCGCTGGGAGACGGCTCCTCGGGGCGGAGGCCGTCCATGGAGAACGTCCTGGGAGGGACCCTGTCTCCAGCCACGCTACGCCTGGCgcagaggcagagggagagcgACGAGGAGAACCTGAAGGAGGAGTGTAGTAGCACAGAGAGCACTCATCAGGAGGTGAGGACATCTCCCGCTCTCAGTACAGCATCAGCACTGCAcaatggagacagacag CACGAGGACTCGTCCAGCTCGGGCAGCGCCGGCCGACTGGAGCTGGGTTACCTGGAGGACGAGCGGGTCCGCGTCCTGGCTCGGATCGACGAGCTTAAAGGCCGGCTGACGGAGCTGGAGCAGCAACTCCAAGAGTCCAAACAAGAG GCAGAGATGGAGCGCGCCTTGCTGCAGGGAGAGAGGCAGGCGGAGCTGGACCAGATGGAGGCCGAAACGGACATCATCGCCCAGTTGCAGCAGAAGCTCGACGAGCTGGAGAATGCAATCCAGAGGGAGAAAGACAAG GAGAGGGCTAATGTTGAGGCAGAGCGCCGGGCCCTGCAGAGCCTCCAGGAGGGTTACGCTGAGCTGAAGAACCAGCTTCATAACTGTCCCGAGTCCCTGCGGGAACAGTTGCAGGAACAGCTCAAAAGG GACGGAGAGGCGCTGGAAGCAGGAACCAAAAAGTTTGAGGACCTGGAGtttcagcagctggagagagagagcagcctggaggaggagagagaaaccaTCAGccagcagctgctgcaggagagAGCAGAGTACCACAGCAACGTGGCCAAGAGGAAG GAGAAAGTGTCTGCTCTGGAGAACCAGGCCCACCAGCTGGGCCTGCAGGCGTCTCAGGAGTGTGAGCGGCTCGCCAAAGACAGAACCATCACAGTGCAAATGCTCCAGAAG GAGAAGGAGAGGCTGTCAGCTCTGGAAAAGAGATACCACAGCCTGACCGGAGGGAAGAGCTTCCCGAAGTCGTCCACGGCgatgagagag GTGTTCCGCTCCAAGCTGGACAGTGATCCAGGACAGTCCTCTTATCAGCCCAGATCAGGCTCTGGATCCCCTCTGCAGCACGGAGCAGCAACACTGGGACGCAACTCAAGCTCCAAG CAGAGCCCTCTGCTGGCGGCCAACAGTACTGGCAGTCTGCCCCGGAACCTGGCTGCCACTCTGCAGGACATCGAGACCAAGAGACAGCTGGCTCTGCAGCAGAAAG GTCAGCAGGTTATCGACGAGCAGCGCCGTCGCCTGGCCGAGCTCAAGCAGCGAGCGGCGGCGGAGGCTCAGTGCCAGTGGGAGGCGCTCCACGGCTCGCAGActcacctcctcacctcctccacccCGTCGCCCTCCTACTCCCCCGCGCTGAGCCACAGCTCCATAGGGGGCCCTCCTTTAGTGCACCACTCCATCCTGCACCACCAGCCCCCCTCAGCCGGAGAGCAGCCCTACGACACACTGAGCCTGGAGAGCTCCGACAGCATGGACACCAGCGTGTCGACGGGGAACAACTCCGCCTGCTCACCTGATAACATGTctag CTTCGGAGGAGTGGACACGCTGAAGATagaggagatggagaaaatGCTGAAGGAGGCACAGCTAGAGAAAGCCAGACTTATTGAATCTCGG GAACGGGAGAGCCACGCTCGCCGtcagatgctggaggaggagaggaggaggagggaggaggcggAGAAGAGACTGCAGGACGAAACTTTCCACCGGCAGCAGCTGGTGGAGAAGGAGGTCAAGATGAGGTCCAAGAACTTCTCTCAG GCCCGTCCTATGACTCGCTACCTGCCCATCAGAAAGGAGGAGTTTGACCTGCGCACCCACGTGGAGACATCGGGTCACAACGTGGAAACCTGCTACCACGTCATCCTCACTGAGAAGATGTGTAAGGGCTACCTGGTCAAGATGGGAGGCAAGATCAAGTCCTGGAAGAAACGCTGGTTTGTCTTCGACCGCCTCAAAAGGACCTTCTCCTACTATGTTG